The following are encoded together in the Thermosipho japonicus genome:
- the greA gene encoding transcription elongation factor GreA produces the protein MKKESIYLTKEGYEKLKAELDQLKQKLMFEIAQRIKEARELGDLSENSEYQEAKNEQGRIAARINELENMLSKAEVIEGLDTNVINIGNWVLIKNLDTGEEKTIQIVTPHEADVFNNKISFESPIGRVLVGKKVGEVVKIKAPKGVFKYQILGIKI, from the coding sequence ATGAAAAAAGAGAGTATTTATTTAACAAAAGAGGGATATGAAAAATTAAAAGCAGAGCTTGATCAGTTAAAGCAAAAGCTTATGTTTGAAATAGCTCAAAGAATTAAAGAAGCTAGAGAACTTGGCGATTTATCGGAAAATTCAGAATATCAGGAAGCCAAAAATGAACAAGGAAGGATTGCGGCAAGAATTAATGAACTTGAAAATATGCTTTCAAAAGCAGAAGTTATTGAAGGATTGGATACCAATGTTATTAACATTGGTAATTGGGTGTTAATTAAGAATTTGGATACGGGAGAAGAAAAAACAATTCAGATTGTAACACCTCATGAAGCAGATGTTTTTAACAACAAAATAAGCTTTGAGTCTCCGATTGGAAGGGTCCTAGTAGGTAAAAAAGTAGGCGAGGTTGTTAAAATTAAAGCACCAAAAGGGGTATTTAAGTATCAAATTTTAGGTATTAAAATATAA
- the nrdR gene encoding transcriptional regulator NrdR, translating into MKCPYCGNDETRVLDSRVDSSGMTIRRRRECLKCKGRFTTYERYEFGPVFVIKKDGRREKFDRSKILSGIMKACEKTNVTLEEMEKLVDDVVNQIQKTGNLEISSLEIGKLVMEGLKKINEVAYVRFASVYKDFREIDQFLEVVKELKNEK; encoded by the coding sequence ATGAAATGTCCATATTGTGGCAATGATGAAACTAGAGTACTTGATTCAAGAGTCGATTCATCAGGGATGACAATAAGGCGTCGCAGAGAATGCTTGAAATGTAAAGGTCGCTTTACTACGTATGAAAGATATGAATTTGGACCAGTTTTTGTAATAAAAAAAGATGGGCGTAGAGAAAAATTTGATAGGTCAAAGATTTTGAGTGGTATCATGAAAGCTTGTGAAAAGACTAATGTAACTCTTGAAGAGATGGAAAAGTTAGTTGACGATGTGGTAAATCAAATTCAAAAAACAGGTAATTTGGAAATTTCAAGTCTTGAGATAGGAAAGCTTGTTATGGAGGGGTTAAAAAAGATCAACGAAGTTGCATATGTTAGATTTGCTTCTGTGTATAAAGATTTTAGGGAAATTGATCAATTTTTAGAAGTTGTAAAAGAATTGAAAAATGAAAAATAG
- the whiA gene encoding DNA-binding protein WhiA: MLYTFSEDVKGELCHTSVNSELEAKSELAGFLKSRGVIIRSFNDVVIKIEVGFIPAARRIMNLMAIVGTDKKRLTMIKNKLKKKRVQIFIPFSILSKLELDILEIPAYIFEDLGLFGAFLRGVFISTGSVTDPTKNYHFEIISHNYKFLNEIQKYLFDNLGILGKIASFGEKNYRFYLKRAKDIIEILYYMGAQRNADKMEKIVSSREIKSDFNRSMNFLTANAKRVGESNARQIRIIKNLFEKYGADILNGELKKIALLRLENEDLSLSDLGKLFDPPLSKSMVYNRIKKIFKIYEELESKNME; encoded by the coding sequence ATGTTATATACATTTTCTGAAGATGTAAAAGGTGAATTGTGCCATACGAGTGTTAACTCTGAGTTGGAAGCAAAATCTGAATTGGCTGGATTTTTAAAATCAAGGGGAGTAATAATAAGGTCTTTTAATGATGTTGTTATAAAAATTGAAGTGGGGTTCATACCTGCTGCAAGAAGGATAATGAATTTAATGGCTATAGTAGGTACTGATAAAAAAAGGTTGACAATGATTAAAAATAAGTTGAAGAAGAAAAGGGTACAAATTTTTATTCCTTTTTCAATATTGTCTAAACTAGAGTTGGATATTCTTGAGATTCCAGCATATATATTTGAGGATCTTGGACTATTCGGGGCGTTTTTGCGTGGAGTTTTTATATCGACTGGTTCTGTAACTGATCCTACTAAAAATTACCACTTTGAAATTATTTCACATAATTATAAATTTCTAAATGAGATACAAAAATATCTTTTTGATAATTTAGGTATACTTGGTAAAATTGCAAGTTTTGGAGAGAAAAATTACAGGTTCTATTTAAAAAGGGCAAAAGATATAATTGAAATCCTCTATTATATGGGTGCTCAAAGAAACGCTGACAAGATGGAAAAGATAGTAAGCTCAAGAGAAATTAAAAGTGATTTTAATAGATCTATGAATTTTTTAACGGCCAATGCTAAAAGAGTTGGTGAAAGTAATGCAAGGCAGATCAGGATTATAAAAAATTTATTTGAAAAATATGGTGCAGATATTCTAAATGGTGAGTTAAAGAAAATAGCACTTTTGAGATTGGAAAATGAAGATTTGAGTTTAAGTGATCTTGGAAAGCTTTTTGATCCTCCTCTTTCAAAGAGTATGGTTTATAATAGGATAAAAAAGATATTTAAGATATATGAGGAACTTGAATCAAAGAATATGGAGTGA
- a CDS encoding gluconeogenesis factor YvcK family protein has translation MNLTVVGGGTGVSTLLRGLKYFNNIDLKAVIAVTDEGGSSGVLRKEYNVLPPGDVRNNLVALAKDEEILGKLFSYRFKDGFLAGHSVGNIILTALTKILGSFTKAIEYASEVLAINGKVIPISEDLIRLVAEYEDGTKAFGESEIMKITKKRIKKVYLDRDAKINLDAQKSLVNADYIILGPGSIYTSIITNFLVDGFKEAVNYSNAKIIYISNLMTQPSESYNFALFDHVSVIERYLEKKVDMIIASSSNIPEYILERYENEGSAPVKIDIENDERLILDDLLEVKIDSDGKEKIRHNSMKLASLIIRLLR, from the coding sequence ATGAATCTAACAGTGGTTGGTGGTGGAACTGGTGTTTCAACACTTTTAAGGGGATTAAAATATTTCAATAATATAGATTTAAAAGCTGTAATTGCTGTAACCGATGAGGGAGGAAGTTCTGGGGTTTTAAGAAAAGAATATAATGTTCTCCCACCCGGTGATGTTAGAAATAACTTGGTTGCACTTGCAAAAGATGAGGAAATTTTGGGGAAACTTTTTTCTTACAGGTTTAAAGACGGATTTTTGGCAGGTCATAGTGTAGGAAATATTATTTTAACAGCACTTACAAAAATTTTAGGAAGTTTTACAAAGGCAATAGAGTATGCATCTGAAGTTTTAGCAATTAACGGTAAAGTTATTCCCATTTCTGAAGACTTAATCAGGTTAGTTGCGGAATATGAGGATGGTACTAAGGCTTTTGGTGAAAGTGAAATAATGAAAATAACAAAAAAAAGAATAAAAAAAGTTTATTTAGATAGAGATGCTAAGATAAATTTAGATGCTCAAAAATCTTTAGTAAATGCTGATTATATTATCTTAGGACCTGGCAGTATATATACTAGTATAATTACGAATTTTTTGGTTGATGGATTTAAAGAGGCGGTTAATTATTCAAACGCAAAAATAATATATATTTCCAATTTGATGACTCAACCTTCCGAGTCATACAATTTTGCATTATTTGATCATGTGAGTGTAATAGAAAGATATCTTGAAAAGAAAGTTGATATGATTATTGCGTCGAGCTCCAATATACCTGAATATATATTAGAAAGATATGAAAATGAAGGATCAGCTCCAGTGAAAATAGATATTGAAAATGATGAAAGACTAATTCTTGATGATTTATTGGAAGTAAAAATTGACAGTGATGGTAAAGAGAAAATAAGACATAATTCTATGAAGCTTGCAAGTTTAATAATTAGGCTTTTAAGGTGA
- the rapZ gene encoding RNase adapter RapZ, with the protein MKNLIILTGLSGAGKSTALGLLEDMGFYCIDNLPINLVETILPVISMNVDNIAFVLDARSENFERIDEILNNLKKKYASNLKVIFLTAKDAIIINRFAHTRRNHPLLKRVNSLEKAIQLEREILTKALEFSDIVIDTSNLNPHQLREKLVEILGSVKKKFLVRILSFGFKYGLPLDVDFIFDVRFFPNPFYIKDLREKSGRDEKVKEFLYNTQGVKEYIEMIKNVVDFALKRYENEGRMELSIGIGCTGGQHRSVFFAEELASIYRQRYEVLLEHRDVK; encoded by the coding sequence TTGAAAAATCTAATTATTCTGACAGGGTTGTCGGGCGCTGGTAAAAGTACAGCTTTAGGTTTACTTGAAGATATGGGATTTTATTGTATAGATAATCTTCCCATAAATTTGGTTGAGACAATTTTACCAGTAATATCTATGAATGTAGACAACATTGCTTTTGTCTTAGATGCTAGAAGCGAAAATTTTGAACGTATTGATGAGATTTTAAATAATTTAAAGAAAAAATATGCTAGTAATTTGAAGGTAATTTTTTTAACTGCAAAAGATGCGATTATAATTAACAGATTTGCGCATACTAGAAGGAATCATCCTCTTCTTAAGCGAGTAAATTCTCTTGAAAAAGCAATACAGCTTGAAAGGGAAATTTTAACAAAAGCTTTAGAATTTTCCGACATAGTAATTGATACTTCTAATTTGAATCCACATCAGCTTAGAGAAAAATTGGTGGAAATATTAGGTAGTGTTAAAAAGAAATTTTTGGTAAGAATTTTAAGTTTTGGATTTAAATATGGATTGCCTTTAGATGTAGATTTTATTTTTGATGTTCGATTTTTTCCTAATCCCTTTTATATAAAAGACTTGAGAGAAAAAAGTGGGAGAGATGAAAAAGTAAAAGAGTTTTTGTATAATACTCAAGGAGTTAAGGAATATATAGAAATGATAAAAAACGTTGTTGATTTTGCGTTGAAAAGATATGAAAATGAGGGTAGAATGGAACTCAGTATTGGTATAGGCTGTACTGGAGGCCAACACCGATCAGTTTTCTTTGCAGAAGAACTTGCAAGTATTTACCGGCAAAGGTATGAGGTTCTTTTGGAACATAGGGATGTGAAGTAA
- the murI gene encoding glutamate racemase: MKIGLFDSGIGGISVLKKLTYINGAHYIYIADTERAPYGIKTPEVLESFIFEFAEFFHKRGVNEIFAACNTTDSIILERNLDLGIKYNSIIKAAIQAPKGEKVGVIGTNITVSNGIYKKYLEMENKEVYQKSTQLFVSLVEEGIFYGRMVEAVANYYLLPLKKKNIEELILGCTHFPFLKGVISRVLPKVRIIDPAEELSKKLAKNNSKKAFVEFYVTGDPKIFEKKLKRINFRVPYTINKFKTKKVIQVEKSNYSDRVVGRW; encoded by the coding sequence TTGAAGATAGGTCTATTTGATTCTGGGATAGGTGGTATTTCTGTATTAAAAAAGCTCACTTACATTAATGGAGCACATTATATTTATATTGCGGATACCGAAAGAGCTCCTTATGGTATTAAAACTCCAGAAGTTCTGGAGAGTTTCATTTTTGAGTTTGCAGAGTTTTTTCACAAAAGAGGAGTTAATGAAATTTTTGCAGCATGTAATACAACAGATTCAATTATACTAGAGAGGAATTTGGATTTAGGCATTAAATATAATAGCATAATTAAAGCTGCGATTCAGGCTCCAAAAGGTGAAAAAGTAGGAGTTATTGGAACAAATATTACAGTTAGTAATGGGATTTATAAAAAATACCTTGAAATGGAAAATAAAGAAGTATATCAAAAATCAACTCAGCTTTTTGTTTCTTTGGTAGAAGAAGGTATTTTTTACGGTAGAATGGTTGAAGCGGTAGCAAATTATTATTTGCTTCCATTAAAGAAGAAAAATATTGAAGAGTTGATTTTAGGATGCACACATTTTCCATTTTTAAAGGGAGTAATATCCAGGGTATTACCGAAGGTTCGAATAATTGACCCAGCTGAAGAATTGTCAAAAAAACTGGCAAAAAATAACTCTAAAAAAGCATTTGTTGAGTTTTATGTCACTGGTGATCCAAAGATATTTGAGAAAAAACTAAAAAGGATTAATTTCAGAGTACCGTATACTATAAACAAATTTAAAACAAAAAAGGTGATACAAGTTGAAAAATCTAATTATTCTGACAGGGTTGTCGGGCGCTGGTAA
- a CDS encoding cell division protein ZapA — MIKKRFNINGRNYIVESDSDEKILDYIEKRIKELNEKYEELSSTDERLLVMLCELIEREYYLTEKINEILKRLNDLEERSLEDRSI, encoded by the coding sequence ATGATCAAGAAAAGGTTTAATATTAACGGAAGAAACTATATTGTTGAATCTGATTCAGATGAAAAGATTTTAGATTACATTGAAAAAAGAATTAAAGAGCTAAATGAAAAATATGAAGAGCTTTCATCTACTGATGAAAGACTTTTGGTAATGTTATGTGAATTAATTGAGAGAGAGTATTATTTAACAGAAAAGATTAATGAAATTTTGAAAAGGTTGAATGATCTGGAGGAAAGAAGCCTTGAAGATAGGTCTATTTGA
- a CDS encoding site-2 protease family protein yields MIVTIEKVIINLLTGFFAVILVVYPRELLKAHLVVLAGDATPKKLKRTSLNPFVHLDPIGTIAFILFDFGWSRPIPVVPMKNKTIRKVLIFSSLIGSILGVGLFILYGIIAKEVDNKFAYITFYKACKWSLTYAIFSLFPIPPLDGSKLLGAFLPDEYWDWYIKYEVYGILFLLGMLLIWILPMIMEPFVKFINHLTDILIIGKGG; encoded by the coding sequence GTGATTGTTACGATTGAAAAAGTAATTATTAATCTTCTTACCGGATTTTTTGCAGTTATTCTGGTTGTTTATCCTAGAGAATTGTTAAAAGCACATCTTGTTGTGCTAGCAGGAGATGCTACTCCAAAGAAGTTAAAAAGGACTTCGCTAAATCCATTTGTACATCTTGACCCGATAGGAACTATAGCTTTTATTTTATTTGATTTTGGATGGTCAAGGCCAATACCGGTTGTTCCTATGAAAAATAAGACGATAAGAAAAGTTTTAATTTTTTCATCGTTGATTGGTTCGATTTTAGGTGTTGGATTATTTATTCTGTATGGTATAATAGCAAAAGAAGTTGATAATAAATTTGCGTACATTACTTTTTACAAAGCATGTAAATGGAGTTTAACTTATGCGATCTTTTCTTTGTTTCCTATCCCTCCATTGGATGGATCAAAACTTTTAGGTGCTTTTTTACCGGATGAATACTGGGATTGGTATATAAAATATGAGGTTTATGGTATATTATTTTTATTGGGTATGTTATTGATATGGATACTTCCTATGATTATGGAACCTTTCGTTAAATTTATAAATCATCTTACAGATATTTTGATTATAGGAAAAGGGGGATGA
- a CDS encoding B12-binding domain-containing radical SAM protein produces MKILLVNPWIEDFAAYDFWLKPIGLLYVASYLKKLGIEIHFIDLMNRHDKFLQKYTKVPKDKFYGTGKFPFVEIKKPDVLAFVPRKYKRYGAPEQYFYDKLKEVGNVDAIFVTSTLTYWYPGYWDTINFLRGYYGNKVPIFFGGFYVRNLPQHAKKTNAIIFPFSDLNRIPKMLEDLTSKSVKRINIDWFMELSPLYDLYENIGYLVFLTTLGCPFKCSYCIAHKLWNGIKFRDPERVVSDIERYVEKFKVKDVVFFDDAFLVNSNKHAKVILKKVLEKNFSRDIRFHLPNGIHARLIDEELAFLMKELNFKTIKLGYETSGELQLKTGGKVVDRDLVNAARILRNAGFTEEEISAYIMVNIPGQGVEDVINAMKICKSEGISFSINEFTPIVGTEDWLKLVNEGKLSGREDPVLLNNTVLPFWWKYGMDEQTVQNLKMLARKIKEGDCYD; encoded by the coding sequence ATGAAAATACTGCTTGTTAACCCATGGATAGAAGATTTTGCAGCATATGATTTCTGGTTAAAGCCAATTGGGCTTTTATATGTTGCTTCATATTTGAAAAAGTTAGGAATTGAAATACATTTTATAGATTTAATGAATAGGCATGATAAATTTTTACAAAAATATACAAAAGTTCCCAAAGATAAGTTTTATGGTACAGGGAAGTTTCCATTTGTAGAGATAAAAAAACCTGATGTTTTGGCATTTGTTCCAAGAAAATACAAACGTTATGGTGCACCAGAACAGTACTTTTATGATAAACTTAAAGAAGTTGGGAATGTTGATGCTATTTTTGTAACTTCAACATTAACTTACTGGTATCCAGGGTATTGGGATACGATTAATTTTTTAAGAGGTTACTATGGTAATAAAGTTCCAATATTTTTTGGAGGATTTTACGTAAGAAATTTACCACAACATGCAAAGAAAACTAATGCAATAATTTTTCCATTTAGTGATTTAAATAGAATTCCAAAGATGTTGGAAGATTTGACAAGTAAAAGTGTTAAGAGAATAAATATAGATTGGTTTATGGAACTTTCTCCTTTGTACGATTTATATGAAAATATTGGTTATCTAGTATTTTTAACTACTTTGGGGTGTCCATTTAAATGCTCGTATTGTATTGCTCATAAATTATGGAACGGAATAAAGTTTAGAGATCCAGAAAGGGTTGTTAGTGATATTGAAAGGTATGTCGAAAAATTTAAAGTAAAAGATGTAGTATTTTTTGATGATGCATTTTTGGTAAATTCAAATAAACATGCAAAGGTTATTTTAAAAAAAGTTTTAGAGAAAAATTTTAGTAGAGATATTAGATTTCATCTTCCAAATGGCATACATGCAAGACTTATAGATGAAGAACTTGCTTTTTTAATGAAAGAACTTAATTTTAAAACGATAAAATTAGGATATGAAACATCAGGTGAATTACAATTAAAGACTGGTGGAAAGGTAGTTGATAGGGATTTAGTTAACGCAGCAAGAATTTTAAGAAATGCAGGTTTTACTGAAGAAGAGATTTCTGCTTACATTATGGTAAATATACCAGGGCAAGGCGTTGAAGATGTTATAAATGCAATGAAAATATGTAAAAGTGAAGGTATAAGTTTTTCAATTAATGAATTTACACCAATTGTGGGAACTGAAGATTGGCTAAAACTTGTAAATGAAGGAAAATTAAGTGGAAGAGAAGATCCAGTATTATTAAATAATACAGTGTTACCTTTCTGGTGGAAGTATGGTATGGATGAGCAAACAGTACAAAATTTAAAAATGCTTGCTCGTAAGATTAAAGAAGGTGATTGTTACGATTGA
- a CDS encoding type III pantothenate kinase, which yields MLLLFDVGNTHTTIALTKDGKSFDIKRVSTHSIQTEDELYVFLKMFYKNDFKDIVVSSVVPNINYIFEFFAEKYLNKKAIFVSAKEYNEIAWNVNTPEEIGADRVVDVIAASRDYGKDAIVVDFGTAITIEVLKDNRYEGGVIIPGFNMMVNALFKGTAKLPKVELKPSNTFVGKDTESNIRIGVINTILGGIDYTIERIKSDYDLKSAPIIYTGGQSKLIREYLKKDIVYDLELGLRGIYYFYENTAC from the coding sequence GTGCTCTTACTTTTTGATGTTGGAAATACACATACAACAATTGCTTTAACAAAAGATGGGAAGTCATTTGACATTAAAAGAGTTTCTACACACTCAATTCAAACAGAAGATGAATTGTATGTCTTTTTGAAGATGTTTTATAAAAATGATTTTAAAGATATAGTAGTTTCTTCAGTAGTACCAAATATAAACTATATATTTGAGTTTTTTGCGGAAAAGTATTTAAATAAGAAGGCTATATTTGTTAGTGCTAAAGAATATAATGAAATTGCTTGGAATGTAAATACTCCTGAAGAGATAGGAGCAGATAGAGTTGTTGACGTAATTGCTGCTAGTAGAGATTATGGAAAAGATGCAATAGTTGTTGATTTTGGGACGGCAATTACAATTGAAGTATTAAAAGACAATAGATATGAGGGTGGAGTAATAATTCCAGGATTTAATATGATGGTTAATGCGCTTTTTAAAGGAACCGCTAAATTACCAAAGGTTGAATTAAAACCTTCAAATACTTTTGTTGGAAAAGATACTGAATCAAATATTAGAATCGGTGTTATAAATACAATTCTTGGAGGTATAGATTATACAATTGAAAGAATAAAAAGTGATTATGATTTGAAAAGTGCTCCTATAATATACACAGGAGGTCAATCAAAGCTTATAAGGGAATATTTGAAAAAAGATATAGTTTACGACTTAGAACTCGGACTTAGGGGGATTTATTACTTTTATGAAAATACTGCTTGTTAA
- a CDS encoding HD domain-containing protein, with translation MYYKVSRDPIHAEIFMYPLEIIASDTKAMQRLRYLSQLVGSEYVYPCATHTRFAHSLGVMHISGMYASHLFGDDPSKVRILRLAGLLHDIGHGPFSHQFDEVVYKNMGLEDGHDEYREKILLEYMPKAMYKVFERAPEKLKNAVLEDLNVVLGEVGDLKDAFKKVMEKVVETYKGENEGTIEFAVIQGPLGADRMDFVLRDSYFAGTRGFGTGSLDRLVRNSMVVEKDGKKFLAYNIKVIDEIYTTLFGRFMMYKNVYFHKTSRAADLMIQDLLELCYRPLKLKERVENLETFMELTDQRIINEVEIYFNQIVEEYNISSFEETKEKILNFEIDLQPVELDIVMAYEIVERLKNRDFWKTILETPFSVEGIDPSAASQGFAMDILQKIRLRLEKAVEISDESDREELLKILSNFDEIFKVDTPYKLSLVHPDEFLKSNIYIYDSWKEHVLSFDEYVREYPAYKLMTSNLIQIVRFYVTKDVRNLLEKYNIIPKVDTSLTTRW, from the coding sequence ATGTATTATAAAGTATCAAGGGATCCAATTCATGCGGAAATTTTTATGTATCCACTTGAAATAATAGCATCAGATACGAAAGCAATGCAAAGGTTGAGATATTTATCGCAACTTGTAGGCTCAGAATATGTTTATCCCTGTGCTACTCATACACGATTTGCACATTCTCTTGGAGTAATGCATATTTCTGGAATGTATGCTAGCCATTTGTTTGGAGATGATCCATCAAAAGTTAGGATTTTAAGACTTGCAGGACTCTTACATGACATTGGGCATGGCCCTTTCAGTCACCAATTTGACGAGGTAGTTTACAAAAATATGGGCCTAGAAGACGGTCATGATGAGTACCGTGAAAAAATTTTGCTTGAGTATATGCCTAAGGCAATGTATAAGGTCTTTGAAAGAGCACCTGAAAAATTAAAGAACGCTGTTTTAGAAGATCTCAATGTGGTATTAGGAGAAGTTGGTGATTTAAAAGATGCCTTTAAAAAAGTCATGGAAAAGGTCGTAGAAACCTATAAAGGTGAAAATGAAGGTACAATAGAATTTGCTGTGATACAAGGCCCTCTTGGTGCTGATAGAATGGATTTTGTTTTAAGAGATTCATATTTTGCAGGAACAAGAGGATTCGGAACAGGTTCTTTAGATAGGCTTGTAAGAAATTCTATGGTTGTTGAAAAAGATGGTAAAAAATTTTTGGCTTATAATATCAAGGTAATTGATGAGATTTATACGACATTGTTTGGTAGGTTCATGATGTACAAGAATGTTTATTTCCATAAGACGTCACGTGCAGCGGATTTAATGATTCAAGATTTGTTGGAACTTTGTTATAGACCTTTAAAATTAAAAGAGAGAGTGGAAAATCTTGAGACATTTATGGAATTAACAGATCAAAGGATAATTAATGAAGTTGAAATATACTTTAATCAGATAGTGGAAGAGTATAATATAAGTTCTTTTGAAGAGACAAAAGAAAAGATTTTAAATTTTGAGATAGATTTGCAACCAGTAGAGTTAGATATAGTTATGGCTTATGAAATTGTAGAAAGGTTGAAGAATAGAGATTTTTGGAAGACAATCCTTGAAACTCCATTTTCAGTTGAAGGTATAGATCCATCAGCGGCAAGTCAAGGATTTGCAATGGATATTTTACAAAAGATAAGGCTAAGGCTAGAAAAGGCTGTTGAAATATCTGATGAATCAGATAGAGAAGAGTTGTTAAAAATACTTTCAAATTTTGATGAAATATTTAAGGTTGATACACCGTATAAATTATCTCTTGTTCATCCTGATGAATTTTTAAAGAGTAATATTTATATTTATGACTCCTGGAAAGAGCATGTTCTTTCTTTTGACGAATATGTAAGGGAATATCCTGCTTATAAACTAATGACGAGTAATTTGATTCAAATTGTAAGGTTTTATGTAACAAAAGATGTAAGAAATTTGCTTGAGAAATATAATATTATTCCAAAAGTGGACACATCTCTTACTACGAGGTGGTAA
- the udk gene encoding uridine kinase, producing the protein MFIIGIGGGTGSGKTTVAQKINEIIGESNSVILPMDNYYKDMSHVPFEERKKYNYDHPDMIEFSLLVDHLKELLDGKSIKLPEYDFAKYTRTGNFTLLDPKPVIIIEGIFALYYEELRRFYDLSIFVDAESDVRFIRRLERDIKERGRTIDSVINQYLNMVKPMHDAYVEPSKKYADLIIPRGGFNEKAINVVVEFIFKKMSQN; encoded by the coding sequence ATGTTTATAATTGGAATTGGCGGAGGAACAGGTTCAGGAAAGACAACTGTAGCACAAAAAATAAATGAGATTATAGGAGAATCAAATAGTGTTATTCTACCAATGGATAATTATTATAAGGACATGAGTCATGTGCCTTTTGAAGAAAGGAAAAAGTACAATTATGACCACCCGGATATGATTGAATTTTCTTTGCTTGTAGATCATTTAAAAGAACTTTTGGATGGAAAAAGCATAAAATTGCCCGAGTACGATTTTGCAAAGTATACTAGGACCGGGAATTTTACATTGTTAGATCCAAAACCGGTGATAATAATTGAAGGTATATTTGCACTATACTATGAAGAATTAAGAAGGTTTTATGACCTTTCTATTTTTGTTGATGCAGAAAGTGATGTGAGGTTTATAAGAAGACTTGAAAGAGATATAAAGGAAAGAGGAAGAACTATAGATAGTGTAATAAATCAATATTTAAACATGGTAAAACCAATGCATGATGCATATGTTGAACCAAGTAAAAAGTATGCAGATTTAATAATTCCACGTGGTGGCTTTAATGAAAAGGCAATTAATGTTGTTGTTGAGTTTATATTTAAGAAAATGTCTCAAAATTGA
- a CDS encoding metal-dependent hydrolase — protein sequence MPNFNTHVNFGIYFYPFVLFIYKIASQFLHFSMPEDKIIAIGFLIFVLSSDMPDIDHNHSLLHRFVKLLTISAAIYFEFTGKVIISYFDLNVENVFLRFLFSFLFGILIGILYELIIPRHRGPLHTIWAALIYGGIIGYGTYYITSSLNNALFLGIISVFGYVLHLILDRYFVEKNGKLGIR from the coding sequence TTGCCCAATTTTAATACACATGTAAATTTTGGAATTTATTTTTATCCCTTTGTCTTGTTTATTTACAAGATAGCTTCTCAATTTTTGCATTTTTCTATGCCAGAAGATAAAATTATTGCTATAGGTTTTTTGATATTTGTTCTTTCTTCAGATATGCCAGATATTGATCACAATCATTCTCTTTTACACAGATTTGTTAAACTACTTACTATTTCAGCGGCAATTTATTTTGAATTTACTGGAAAAGTTATAATTTCTTATTTTGATTTAAATGTTGAGAATGTATTTTTGAGATTTTTGTTTTCTTTTCTTTTTGGAATATTAATAGGAATTTTGTATGAGCTAATTATACCTCGTCATAGAGGTCCTCTGCATACAATATGGGCTGCTCTAATATATGGTGGGATTATTGGATATGGAACATACTATATAACTTCTAGTTTAAATAATGCATTATTTCTTGGTATAATTTCAGTGTTTGGATATGTACTGCATTTAATACTTGATCGTTATTTTGTCGAAAAAAACGGAAAATTAGGAATAAGGTGA